TCCTTGACGAAAAGCACCACCCCCAAATGCTCCTCGAGCACCTTGAGCTGCCGACTGACCGCACCATGGGTCACGTGAAGCGCTTCGGCGGCCTGGCTGACGCTGTTGAGCCGAGCCGTGGCCTCGAAGGCGCGCAGGGCGTTGAGGGGCGGGAGATCCTGAGCCATTTGACTTGTGAGTTTTCCTGACAGGTTTGCGCAATCTTATCGGTTTTCAGCCGGGCGTGCGCTGGTTAGAGTAGACCTCATTGATCAGCCTCAGCCCCTTTATCGACTATGTCTACGGAGCGCCCCATGACCCAGACCCAATACCGCGCCGGCCCTGATGCCAACGGCCTGTTCGGCTCGTTCGGCGGCCGCTACGTGGCCGAAACCCTGATGCCGCTGGTGCTCGACCTGGCCCGCGAATACGAAGCCGCCAAGGCCGATCCCAAGTTCCTCGAGGACCTGGCCTACTTCCAGCGCGACTACATCGGCCGCCCCAACCCGCTGTACTTCGCCGAGCGCCTGACCGAGCACTGCGGCGGCGCGAAGATCTTCTTCAAGCGTGAAGAGCTCAACCACACCGGCGCGCACAAGGTGAACAACTGCATCGGCCAGGTGCTGCTGGCCAAGCGCATGGGCAAGAAGCGCCTGATCGCCGAGACCGGCGCCGGCATGCACGGCGTGGCCACCGCCACCGTGGCCGCGCGCTTCGGCCTGCCCTGCGTGATCTACATGGGCGCCACCGACATCGAGCGCCAGCAGGCCAACGTGTTCCGCATGAAACTGCTGGGTGCCGAGATCGTCCCGGTCACTGCCGGCACCGGCACCCTGAAGGACGCCATGAACGAGGCCCTGCGCGACTGGGTCACCAACGTCGACGACACTTTCTACCTGATCGGCACCGTGGCCGGTCCACACCCGTACCCGGCGATGGTCCGCGACTTCCAGTCGATCATCGGCAAGGAAACCCGCGCCCAGCTGCAGGAAAAGGAAGGGCGCCTGCCCGACAG
The window above is part of the Pseudomonas muyukensis genome. Proteins encoded here:
- the trpB gene encoding tryptophan synthase subunit beta; the protein is MTQTQYRAGPDANGLFGSFGGRYVAETLMPLVLDLAREYEAAKADPKFLEDLAYFQRDYIGRPNPLYFAERLTEHCGGAKIFFKREELNHTGAHKVNNCIGQVLLAKRMGKKRLIAETGAGMHGVATATVAARFGLPCVIYMGATDIERQQANVFRMKLLGAEIVPVTAGTGTLKDAMNEALRDWVTNVDDTFYLIGTVAGPHPYPAMVRDFQSIIGKETRAQLQEKEGRLPDSLIACVGGGSNAMGLFHDFLDDASVQIIGVEAGGHGVHTDKHAASLNGGVPGVLHGNRTYLLQDDDGQITDAHSISAGLDYPGIGPEHAFLHEVKRVEYVSITDDEALDAFHATCRLEGIIPALESSHALAEAIKRAPKLPKDHLMVICLSGRGDKDMQTVMNHMAAQEKQA